One stretch of Streptomyces sp. A2-16 DNA includes these proteins:
- a CDS encoding MMPL family transporter has product MGNGDTRVRGLAARAGGWSARHRWAAVGIWVLFVVLAMGLGSAAGRVDVKDSDQLKGETHTAAKIIEDAGIEEPAGETVLIQAKGAGGKATDADFRAAVAAVMKAVEGTGKVTDVTSPYDTNTISKDGRSALVQFDMRGEADTAGDRVEPVLKAVEGVQKEHGSLRIEEIGGASMMKTFSDAFGDDFEKAELSAVPVALGILLIAFGALVAALLPVLLAVSAIMATMGLMGIVSHVMPMSDTANSVMLLVGLAVGVDYCLFYLRREREERQAGRDSQTALRIAAATSGRAIIVSGVTVCVAMAGMLFTGLAEFEAMGLASLMVVAVAMVGSVTVLPALLSLLGERVEKGKIPYLHPESRLRRKRAGNRESRFWTAVLKGVLAKPVVSVVVAAGALLAIAAPALGMKTQNLTLDQEFGDSLPIVQTYNRVNDAFPGGSEPAEVVVKAADINSPEVTGALAEFKERAISSGASRGPVEIKLHDAQNLAFVYVPLVGGSDFDKAGQSLDKLRDEVRPATLGKVDGLQAPITGQVAGSKDFNDQLTGAVVPVFAFVVVFAFVLMLLSFRSLTVAITSIVLNLLSVGAAYGILVAVFQHGWGASLVGAEGVGAIITWLPLFLFVILFGLSMDYHVFVVSRIREARLRGRTTKDAIQHGVVTTAGVVTSAAVIMVAVFAIFGTLSMQSMKQMGVGLAAAVLIDATIIRGVLLPAVMALLGERNWYLPKWLNRLPDLTHDEAADAVVAPAARDDEGEPLRV; this is encoded by the coding sequence ATGGGGAACGGAGACACAAGGGTGCGTGGCCTGGCCGCCAGGGCCGGCGGCTGGAGCGCACGGCACCGATGGGCTGCCGTCGGCATCTGGGTGCTGTTCGTCGTCCTGGCCATGGGACTCGGCTCGGCGGCCGGCCGGGTCGACGTCAAGGACAGCGACCAGCTGAAGGGCGAGACCCACACCGCCGCGAAGATCATCGAGGACGCCGGGATCGAGGAGCCCGCCGGCGAGACGGTGCTGATCCAGGCCAAGGGCGCCGGCGGCAAGGCAACCGACGCCGACTTCAGGGCCGCCGTCGCCGCGGTGATGAAGGCGGTCGAGGGCACCGGCAAGGTCACGGACGTGACGTCGCCGTACGACACGAACACGATCTCGAAGGACGGCCGCAGCGCGCTCGTGCAGTTCGACATGCGCGGCGAGGCGGACACCGCCGGTGACCGGGTCGAGCCGGTGCTGAAGGCGGTCGAGGGAGTGCAGAAGGAGCACGGGTCGCTGCGGATCGAGGAGATCGGCGGCGCCAGCATGATGAAGACGTTCTCCGACGCGTTCGGCGACGACTTCGAGAAGGCCGAGCTCTCCGCGGTCCCGGTGGCCCTCGGCATCCTGCTCATCGCCTTCGGCGCGCTGGTCGCGGCCCTGCTGCCGGTGCTGCTCGCCGTCAGCGCGATCATGGCGACGATGGGCCTGATGGGCATCGTCAGCCATGTGATGCCGATGAGCGACACCGCCAACTCGGTGATGCTGCTGGTCGGTCTGGCCGTGGGCGTCGACTACTGCCTGTTCTACCTGCGCCGTGAGCGCGAGGAGCGGCAGGCCGGACGGGACTCGCAGACCGCGCTGAGGATCGCGGCGGCCACCAGCGGCCGCGCGATCATCGTCTCCGGTGTCACGGTGTGCGTGGCGATGGCGGGCATGCTGTTCACCGGGCTCGCCGAGTTCGAGGCGATGGGCCTGGCCTCGCTGATGGTCGTGGCGGTCGCCATGGTCGGTTCCGTGACCGTGCTGCCCGCGCTGCTGTCGCTCCTTGGCGAGCGGGTCGAGAAGGGCAAGATCCCCTACCTGCACCCGGAGAGCCGGCTGCGCCGCAAGCGGGCCGGCAACCGGGAGAGCCGGTTCTGGACCGCCGTGCTGAAGGGCGTCCTCGCCAAGCCGGTCGTCTCGGTCGTGGTCGCGGCCGGCGCACTGCTCGCCATCGCGGCACCCGCGCTCGGCATGAAGACCCAGAACCTCACCCTGGACCAGGAGTTCGGCGACTCGCTGCCGATCGTGCAGACGTACAACCGGGTCAACGACGCCTTCCCCGGCGGTTCCGAGCCGGCCGAGGTGGTCGTCAAGGCCGCCGACATCAACTCCCCCGAAGTCACCGGTGCGCTGGCCGAGTTCAAGGAGCGGGCGATCTCCTCGGGCGCCTCGCGCGGCCCGGTCGAGATCAAGCTGCACGACGCGCAGAACCTCGCCTTCGTGTACGTCCCGCTGGTGGGCGGCTCCGACTTCGACAAGGCCGGTCAGAGCCTGGACAAGCTGCGCGACGAGGTGCGTCCGGCCACGCTCGGCAAGGTCGACGGTCTTCAGGCGCCGATCACCGGACAGGTCGCGGGCTCCAAGGACTTCAACGACCAGCTGACCGGAGCGGTCGTCCCGGTCTTCGCGTTCGTCGTGGTCTTCGCCTTCGTGCTGATGCTGCTGTCGTTCCGCTCGCTGACCGTCGCGATCACCTCGATCGTGCTCAACCTGCTGTCGGTGGGCGCCGCCTACGGCATCCTCGTCGCGGTCTTCCAGCACGGCTGGGGGGCGTCCCTGGTGGGCGCCGAGGGGGTCGGCGCCATCATCACCTGGCTGCCGCTGTTCCTCTTCGTGATCCTGTTCGGTCTGTCGATGGACTACCACGTGTTCGTGGTCTCGCGGATCCGCGAGGCGCGACTGCGGGGCCGTACGACGAAGGACGCGATCCAGCACGGCGTGGTCACCACGGCCGGTGTCGTCACCAGTGCCGCCGTCATCATGGTCGCCGTGTTCGCGATCTTCGGAACGCTGTCCATGCAGTCCATGAAGCAGATGGGTGTGGGCCTGGCGGCCGCGGTGCTCATCGACGCGACCATCATCCGGGGCGTGCTGCTCCCGGCGGTCATGGCGCTGCTCGGCGAGCGCAACTGGTACCTGCCGAAGTGGCTGAACCGGCTGCCCGACCTCACCCACGACGAGGCCGCGGACGCCGTGGTGGCGCCCGCGGCACGGGACGACGAGGGTGAGCCGCTGAGGGTCTGA
- a CDS encoding DUF1697 domain-containing protein: protein MTTTYAALLRGINVGGSRKVPMADLRTLMEGLGHDGVRSYLQSGQAVFTADHGDEDSLAAELTDAIEKRFGFTVDVIVRDHAYLKAVADNCPFPAAELEGKQLHVTYFSAPVDEDRFAEIDQAAHLPEEFRLGDRALYLYAPNGLGRSKLAEHLSKPRLNKGVIATSRNWNTVVKLVEMTGE, encoded by the coding sequence ATGACGACGACGTACGCGGCGCTGCTGCGCGGAATCAACGTCGGCGGAAGCAGGAAGGTCCCCATGGCCGACCTGCGCACGCTGATGGAAGGCCTCGGCCACGACGGTGTACGCAGCTACCTCCAGAGCGGCCAGGCAGTGTTCACGGCCGACCACGGCGACGAGGACTCCCTGGCCGCCGAGCTCACGGACGCGATCGAGAAGCGCTTCGGCTTCACCGTCGACGTGATCGTCCGCGACCACGCCTACCTCAAGGCCGTCGCCGACAACTGCCCGTTTCCAGCTGCCGAGTTGGAAGGCAAGCAGCTGCACGTCACCTACTTCTCCGCCCCCGTCGACGAGGACCGCTTCGCGGAGATCGACCAAGCCGCACACCTCCCCGAGGAGTTCCGCCTCGGCGACCGCGCCCTGTACCTCTACGCCCCGAACGGCCTCGGCCGCTCCAAGCTCGCCGAGCACCTGTCCAAGCCCCGGCTGAACAAGGGCGTGATCGCCACCAGCCGCAACTGGAACACCGTCGTCAAGCTGGTGGAGATGACGGGTGAGTGA
- a CDS encoding DUF4440 domain-containing protein, with translation MSDRDPAVEAAVRGELRLLDPEVRASPEQVGALLHPEFHEFGASGRHWDRVSIIAALAGATDREAAPIVASGMKGVRLAPDVVHLTFETEHNGSRAHRSSLWRHTSGGWLLYFHQATPFAP, from the coding sequence GTGAGTGACCGCGACCCCGCCGTGGAGGCCGCCGTCCGGGGCGAGTTGCGTCTCCTCGACCCCGAGGTCCGCGCCTCGCCCGAGCAGGTGGGCGCGCTGCTGCACCCCGAGTTCCACGAGTTCGGCGCGTCCGGGCGGCACTGGGACCGGGTGTCGATCATCGCCGCCCTCGCCGGGGCCACGGACCGGGAGGCCGCCCCGATCGTGGCATCCGGGATGAAGGGGGTCCGGCTCGCGCCGGACGTCGTCCACCTCACCTTCGAGACCGAGCACAACGGCAGCCGGGCGCACCGCAGTTCACTGTGGCGGCATACGTCCGGCGGGTGGCTGCTGTACTTCCACCAGGCGACGCCGTTCGCACCCTGA
- a CDS encoding 2-dehydropantoate 2-reductase N-terminal domain-containing protein, whose protein sequence is MRYVIIGAGAVGGAVGGRLAGAGHEVVLVARGAHHAALKAGGLRLRVPEGEFTHRLPVVDGPAALGALRADDVLVLAVKTQDTEGALDAWGRAPVEGGGTAAERLPLLCAQNGVEGQRMALRRFRHVYGVCVWLPASFVEPGVVSAACAPLTGMLHLGRHPHGTDEILHRIAADLEKSGFEAPVVADVTRWQYAKLLTNLGNALMALSGPDDGGADSRSLRRRVRAEGEAVLDAAGIPYASVEEQRTTRGDKVTAVPLDGVPVGGSSWQSLARATGTIETDYLNGEIVLLGRLHGVPTPLNELLQGLANTFARERRAAGSLPVGELARLAEEAVAAAQE, encoded by the coding sequence ATGCGCTACGTCATCATCGGGGCAGGAGCGGTCGGCGGTGCCGTCGGCGGGCGGCTCGCGGGGGCCGGGCACGAGGTCGTCCTGGTCGCGAGGGGCGCCCACCACGCGGCGCTCAAGGCCGGCGGACTGCGGCTGAGGGTGCCGGAGGGCGAGTTCACCCACCGGCTCCCGGTCGTGGACGGGCCGGCCGCGCTGGGCGCCCTGCGCGCCGACGACGTGCTCGTGCTCGCCGTGAAGACCCAGGACACGGAAGGCGCCCTCGACGCGTGGGGCCGGGCCCCGGTCGAGGGCGGTGGCACGGCGGCCGAGCGGCTGCCGCTGCTGTGCGCGCAGAACGGCGTGGAGGGGCAGCGCATGGCCCTGCGCCGGTTCCGGCACGTGTACGGCGTCTGCGTCTGGCTGCCGGCGAGCTTCGTGGAACCCGGTGTCGTCAGCGCCGCCTGCGCCCCGCTCACCGGGATGCTGCACCTCGGCCGGCACCCGCACGGCACCGACGAGATCCTGCACCGGATCGCCGCCGACCTGGAGAAGTCCGGGTTCGAGGCGCCGGTCGTGGCGGACGTGACGCGTTGGCAGTACGCCAAGCTGCTGACCAACCTCGGCAACGCCCTGATGGCGCTGAGCGGCCCCGACGACGGCGGGGCGGACAGCAGGTCCCTGCGCCGCCGGGTGCGTGCCGAGGGCGAGGCGGTGCTCGACGCGGCCGGGATCCCCTACGCGAGCGTCGAGGAACAGCGGACGACCCGCGGCGACAAGGTCACCGCCGTCCCGCTCGACGGCGTCCCGGTCGGCGGCTCCTCCTGGCAGTCCCTCGCCCGCGCCACCGGCACCATCGAGACCGACTACCTCAACGGTGAGATCGTCCTCCTGGGCCGCCTGCACGGCGTCCCGACGCCGCTGAACGAACTTCTCCAGGGCCTGGCCAACACCTTCGCCCGCGAGCGCAGGGCGGCCGGGTCGCTGCCGGTGGGGGAGCTGGCACGGCTGGCCGAGGAGGCGGTGGCGGCTGCCCAGGAGTAG
- a CDS encoding sirohydrochlorin chelatase, protein MKPVLLVIAHGSRDPRHAATVHALVRRVRSLRPDVRVETGFLDFNLPSVQGVLESLAAEGVRDVVALPLLLTRAFHAKADIPAVLREAPPRLRIRQAEVLGPSPLLLSALERRLYEAGLTPADKSSTGVVLASAGSTDPEAIAVIADIAREWRHTGWCAVRPAFASAALPRTEDAVRELRALGCAKVAVAPYVLAPGFLPDRIARGAAQADVLADVLGPAPEVARVLLRRYDAAAARGLLRLTVSA, encoded by the coding sequence ATGAAGCCCGTCCTCCTGGTCATCGCCCACGGCAGCCGCGACCCGCGGCACGCCGCGACGGTGCACGCTCTGGTGCGCAGGGTGCGCTCGCTGCGCCCGGACGTACGGGTGGAGACGGGCTTCCTGGACTTCAACCTCCCTTCCGTGCAGGGGGTGTTGGAGTCCCTGGCGGCCGAGGGCGTCCGTGACGTCGTGGCGCTGCCGCTGCTGCTGACGCGGGCGTTCCACGCGAAGGCGGACATCCCCGCGGTCCTCCGGGAGGCGCCGCCGCGGCTGCGCATCCGGCAGGCGGAGGTGCTGGGGCCGTCCCCGCTGCTGCTGTCGGCGCTCGAACGGCGCCTGTACGAGGCGGGGTTGACGCCCGCCGACAAGTCCTCGACCGGGGTCGTGCTGGCCTCGGCGGGGTCCACCGACCCGGAGGCGATCGCAGTGATCGCTGACATCGCGCGGGAGTGGCGGCACACCGGTTGGTGCGCCGTGCGGCCTGCGTTCGCCTCCGCGGCCCTGCCCCGCACCGAGGACGCGGTGCGCGAACTGCGGGCTCTCGGCTGCGCGAAGGTCGCCGTGGCGCCGTACGTCCTCGCCCCCGGGTTCCTGCCCGACCGCATCGCGCGGGGCGCGGCACAGGCGGACGTGCTCGCGGACGTGCTCGGCCCCGCGCCGGAGGTGGCGCGAGTGCTGCTGCGGCGGTACGACGCGGCGGCGGCGCGGGGGCTGCTGCGGCTGACGGTGAGCGCGTAG